The DNA window TCCCGGAAAAGCAGCAAAAACTCGTCCTGGAAAATTCATTGGAATATGATACACTGATCAACCTTAATGTCAATGAATTTGTTGATTTATTGGTAATTTAAATAATAATGGAAAGTTGAAGGAATTTTATTTTATGAATCACTTTTCAACTTTCCATTTTTCAATTCTAAAAAATATGTCACAAAAAGTAAAAATATTAATCAATGGAAACTTTCTGGAAAGTAAAACTACGGAACACCTTCCGGTAGAAGATCCGGCTACCGGAGAAGTACTTGCAGAAGTTCCTTTAACGCTTTTATCAGAGATAGATGAAGCGATAGAAAGTGCTCAGGAAGCTTTTAAAACATGGAAAGAAGTAGCCACTCCGGAAAGAGCAAGATTCTTTCTTAAGTACCAGCAGCTTTTAAAAGAGCATCAAAAAGAGATCGCTGAAATTCTGTCTGAAGAAAACGGAAAAACTTTTGCCGATGCAATGGGAGATGTGTGGAGAGGAATCGAGGTCGTAGAACATGCCTGTAACATTCCCACTTTGATGATGGGTGAAACGGTAGAAAATGTAGCCAGAGGTGTAGATACCTACAGTTACATCCAACCCCTTGGAGTCTGTGCAGGAATTACGCCTTTCAACTTTCCGGCTATGATTCCTTTATGGATGTTCCCCATGGCAATTGCTTGTGGTAATACTTTTATCTTAAAACCTTCTGAACAAACACCTATGACTTCCATAAAAATGGCAGAACTGTTTCTACAGGCTGGCTTTCCTAAAGGCGTTTTAAATATTGTTCATGGATCTAAAGACCAGGTCAATCATATCCTGAATCATCCGGAAATAAAAGCGATTTCTTTTGTGGGATCGGTTCCGGTGGCTGAACATGTATACCGTACGGGAACAGCCAATTTGAAACGGGTTCAGGCCTTTGGTGGTGCAAAAAATCATATGGTAGTAATGCCTGATGCCAATAAGGAGCAGGTGATCAACAATTTGGTTGGAGCTTCTTGTGGAGCTGCCGGTCAGCGATGCATGGCAATCAGTGTTGCTGTTCTGGTGGGAGAAGCGCAACATTGGGTGAATGATATTAAAGCTGCTTTAAGTACGATCAAACCTGGAGTATGGTCGGATGAATCTGCAGCATATGGCCCCCTGATCAATAAACAATCCAAAGAAAAGGTGGTAAGATTAATCAAAACAGCCTATGATCAGGGAGCAGAAGTATTGTTAGACGGGAGCAACTGCCATGTGGAAGGATATGAAAACGGATATTTTGTAGGACCAACTTTATTTAGCAATGTATCTGTTGAAATGGATATTTATAAAGAAGAAATTTTTGGCCCTGCATTATTACTGTTAAAAGCTCAAACCTTAAATGAAGCTATCCGAATTATCAATGCCAATCCTTATGGTAACGGAACTTCTATATTCACCAATTCAGGAGCTGCCGCAAGAAAATTCCAGCACGAAATTGAAGTAGGGCAAATCGGGGTCAATCTTCCTATTCCTGTTCCGCTTCCGTTTTTCTCTTTTACAGGCTGGAGAAAATCTTTCTTTGGCGATCTGCATTCTTATGGTAAACAGGGCGTTCGTTTTTACACAGAAACAAAAACCATTACTGCCCGCTGGTTCGAGGAAGATGTTCCGGGAGGTAATGTGAATATGACGATCAGTCTGAAATAATTGAAAGTGGAAAGTGGTAAATAATTGTTTTCAACTTTCAATCAAGACATTTTCAATTTCTAACTTTTAATTTTCAACTCACTAAGATGGAATTTAACCTTAATGAAGAACAACACGCCTTTCAGGATGCTGCAAGAAGATTTGCCGAAAAAGAACTTTTTCCTTTTGCTTCCGAATGGGATGCCCAAAAAATATTTCCAAGGGAAGCTATAACGAGGGCTGGAGAATTGGGGTTTTGCGGAATTTATACCAGAGAAAATTCCGGAGGTTTAGGATTGTCGAGGCTGGATGCCGCCATTATATTTGAAGAACTGGCTGCAGCCTGCCCGTCGACCACAGCATATATTACCATTCACAATATGGTTTCATGGATGATTGATGAATTTGGAAAAGATACAATAAGAAAAGAGCTTTGTCCCAAACTTGCTTCCGGCAGATTATTAGGTTCTTATTGCCTTACTGAACCGGGTTCCGGATCAGATGCAGCCGCTCTTAAAACGACAGCAGTTAAAAAAGGAAACAAATATATCATCAATGGAACTAAGGCATTTATTTCAGGAGCCGGAGAAAGCGATATCCTGATTGTGATGGCTCGAACGGGAGAATCTGGAGCCAATGGAATCAGTGCTTTTATTGTACCCGCTCAAACAAAAGGGATCAGTTTTGGGGAAAAAGAAAAAAAACTGGGCTGGAATACGCAACCTACCCGTTTTGTATTTCTTGATCATGTGGAAGTAGATGAGGATTTTCTCCTCGGAGAATTGGGTGAAGGTTTTAAAATTGCATTAAAAGGGCTGGACGGTGGCCGTATTAATATCGGAACATGTTCTGTAGGAGCTGCACAAGGTGCCATCAGCCTGGCACAAAAGTATATGCATGAAAGGCGGCAGTTTGGAAAATCACTTGCTCAATTTCAGGCGCTTCAGTTTAAAATGGCGGATATGGCAACCGAATTGGTAGCTGCCCGGCAAATGATACATTTAGCAGCTTTTAAACTCGATTCCAAAGATCCAAATGCGACAACCTATTGTGCCATGGCCAAAAGACTGGCTACAGATATGTGTTTTAATATCTGTAATGAAGCCCTTCAAATATTAGGTGGCTATGGCTGTACGCAGGATTTCCCGGTAGAACGGCTGATGCGCGATGCAAGAGTACATCAGATTGTG is part of the Chryseobacterium lactis genome and encodes:
- a CDS encoding CoA-acylating methylmalonate-semialdehyde dehydrogenase is translated as MSQKVKILINGNFLESKTTEHLPVEDPATGEVLAEVPLTLLSEIDEAIESAQEAFKTWKEVATPERARFFLKYQQLLKEHQKEIAEILSEENGKTFADAMGDVWRGIEVVEHACNIPTLMMGETVENVARGVDTYSYIQPLGVCAGITPFNFPAMIPLWMFPMAIACGNTFILKPSEQTPMTSIKMAELFLQAGFPKGVLNIVHGSKDQVNHILNHPEIKAISFVGSVPVAEHVYRTGTANLKRVQAFGGAKNHMVVMPDANKEQVINNLVGASCGAAGQRCMAISVAVLVGEAQHWVNDIKAALSTIKPGVWSDESAAYGPLINKQSKEKVVRLIKTAYDQGAEVLLDGSNCHVEGYENGYFVGPTLFSNVSVEMDIYKEEIFGPALLLLKAQTLNEAIRIINANPYGNGTSIFTNSGAAARKFQHEIEVGQIGVNLPIPVPLPFFSFTGWRKSFFGDLHSYGKQGVRFYTETKTITARWFEEDVPGGNVNMTISLK
- a CDS encoding acyl-CoA dehydrogenase family protein: MEFNLNEEQHAFQDAARRFAEKELFPFASEWDAQKIFPREAITRAGELGFCGIYTRENSGGLGLSRLDAAIIFEELAAACPSTTAYITIHNMVSWMIDEFGKDTIRKELCPKLASGRLLGSYCLTEPGSGSDAAALKTTAVKKGNKYIINGTKAFISGAGESDILIVMARTGESGANGISAFIVPAQTKGISFGEKEKKLGWNTQPTRFVFLDHVEVDEDFLLGELGEGFKIALKGLDGGRINIGTCSVGAAQGAISLAQKYMHERRQFGKSLAQFQALQFKMADMATELVAARQMIHLAAFKLDSKDPNATTYCAMAKRLATDMCFNICNEALQILGGYGCTQDFPVERLMRDARVHQIVEGTNEIMKLVISRKILEEGATVQIR